From the genome of Trichocoleus sp. FACHB-46, one region includes:
- a CDS encoding ATP-dependent helicase yields MTFTSPQPTQGLGLIPLEEFYRAYSTFRNLPNDEQAEAIAQPPSEPLFIVAGPGTGKTTCLTVRILKLILVDGVPPKAILATTFTKKAAAELRSRILGWGFQLLEALQTDSQIPTQAKVELAKVDINQVLTGTIDSLCERILRDFRDPGTQPPILADDFVSKTLLLQAGLFKDRRDQNGELDEFLLTLQGSRWNWNVGKKTNLLQEIWDRRFQDQVDWGNFLTSGSSNSEQVAVDLIGEAIADYQQELGDRLMVDFALLEQEVLNRLRRGKLTEFSQQIQVVLVDEYQDTNLLQEGIYFELAEACDGAITVVGDDDQSLYRFRGATVELFSDFGDRYEAVFYRQPSTIFLRTNYRSTRTIIQFVNNYATLDPGYQAVRVQNKPTLLHGPNADVGIPVLGMFRLDMDTLANDLASFIHRIFRGIGYTLPDGTRIECNANGGDLGDCALLCSSPAEYNTSGNQRLPLLLREQLLGKTPPIKVFNPRGQDLTDIDVVAYFGGLLLECLDPGGAIEANTSGLNDSITNTFADWRDAAIRLVSSASAPAGLLEFAQCWALRDPRRAGFRWSPNVPVLALIYGLVHYFPFLHDDPEGQIYLEVFTRQVSACQQVGSFSGRVVTDPDEPGLSEASVKELLRYFLAPIASGTVKVNEDLMEAFPRDRLSILSIHQSKGLEFPLTIVDVGSDFKSNHAAHRFKRFPERGGTPHTMEDLLRPHTDLNAPIRGGRDRTFDDLYRQFFVAYSRPQEVLLLVGLMATLPGGRVPNIATGWNRNGTCPWGGNQPFQMI; encoded by the coding sequence ATGACGTTTACTTCACCTCAGCCAACTCAGGGGCTTGGGCTAATCCCCCTGGAAGAGTTCTACCGTGCTTACAGTACTTTCCGTAACCTTCCTAACGATGAGCAGGCTGAGGCGATCGCCCAACCTCCCAGTGAACCTCTCTTTATTGTGGCTGGACCCGGTACTGGCAAAACAACCTGTCTCACCGTCCGTATTCTCAAGCTAATTCTGGTGGACGGTGTCCCACCTAAAGCTATCCTTGCTACCACCTTTACAAAGAAAGCAGCAGCAGAATTGCGATCGCGCATCCTTGGTTGGGGCTTCCAACTACTTGAAGCACTCCAAACTGACTCTCAAATTCCTACCCAGGCTAAAGTCGAACTGGCCAAAGTAGACATCAATCAGGTTCTCACAGGGACGATCGATAGCCTCTGCGAGCGGATCTTGCGCGACTTCCGCGATCCTGGCACCCAACCTCCTATCCTTGCTGACGATTTCGTCTCCAAAACGCTTCTGCTCCAAGCAGGGCTATTCAAAGATCGCCGAGATCAAAACGGGGAGTTAGACGAATTCCTGCTAACTCTACAAGGCTCCCGTTGGAACTGGAATGTTGGCAAAAAGACTAACCTGCTTCAAGAAATTTGGGATCGTCGGTTTCAAGACCAGGTTGATTGGGGCAATTTTCTCACCAGCGGTTCATCCAATAGCGAACAAGTAGCCGTGGACCTCATTGGAGAGGCGATCGCAGATTACCAGCAGGAGTTGGGCGATCGGTTAATGGTCGATTTTGCTTTGCTAGAGCAGGAAGTTCTGAACCGCTTACGCCGGGGAAAACTGACCGAATTTTCTCAGCAAATTCAAGTTGTGCTGGTGGACGAGTACCAGGATACCAACCTACTCCAAGAAGGGATCTATTTTGAACTGGCCGAAGCCTGTGATGGGGCTATTACAGTTGTAGGCGACGATGACCAGAGCCTCTACCGCTTTAGGGGAGCGACCGTCGAACTGTTCAGCGACTTTGGCGATCGCTACGAAGCAGTGTTCTATCGCCAGCCAAGCACTATTTTCCTGAGGACTAACTACCGATCAACCCGAACTATCATTCAGTTCGTTAACAACTACGCAACACTTGATCCTGGCTATCAAGCTGTCAGAGTTCAAAACAAACCCACCCTTTTACACGGACCGAATGCCGATGTTGGCATTCCAGTTTTAGGAATGTTTCGACTAGACATGGATACTCTCGCCAACGATTTAGCAAGCTTTATCCACCGCATTTTTCGAGGCATTGGCTATACCCTTCCTGACGGCACCAGGATTGAGTGTAATGCCAATGGAGGAGATTTAGGCGACTGTGCCCTGCTTTGTAGCAGTCCAGCAGAATACAACACTAGCGGGAACCAACGTTTGCCGCTACTCCTACGAGAACAATTGCTGGGCAAGACCCCACCCATTAAAGTCTTCAATCCCAGAGGGCAAGATCTGACCGACATTGACGTTGTTGCTTATTTTGGTGGGCTATTACTGGAGTGCCTCGACCCAGGAGGAGCAATCGAAGCCAATACCAGTGGATTGAATGACAGCATCACGAACACCTTCGCAGATTGGCGTGATGCAGCTATCCGGCTGGTTAGTTCCGCCAGCGCACCAGCAGGACTTTTGGAGTTTGCTCAATGCTGGGCATTACGAGACCCACGGAGAGCAGGTTTTCGCTGGTCACCAAATGTTCCCGTTCTAGCACTCATTTATGGGCTGGTTCACTACTTCCCATTTCTCCATGACGATCCAGAGGGGCAGATATATCTAGAGGTTTTCACTCGCCAAGTTTCAGCTTGTCAGCAGGTAGGTAGTTTTTCTGGGAGGGTTGTAACCGACCCAGATGAACCAGGTTTGTCCGAAGCCTCCGTCAAAGAGCTACTGCGGTACTTCCTGGCACCGATCGCCTCTGGCACAGTTAAAGTCAACGAAGACCTAATGGAAGCGTTTCCGCGCGATCGCCTCAGCATTCTGTCTATTCACCAGTCAAAGGGTTTAGAGTTCCCGCTCACGATCGTCGATGTTGGCTCTGACTTTAAGAGCAACCACGCTGCACACCGATTCAAACGTTTTCCAGAGAGAGGCGGCACCCCGCACACAATGGAGGATTTGCTGCGCCCTCATACAGATTTGAATGCCCCCATTCGAGGAGGGCGCGATCGCACGTTTGACGATCTCTACCGCCAATTCTTTGTCGCCTATAGCCGTCCACAGGAGGTTCTACTTTTAGTTGGGCTAATGGCAACACTACCTGGTGGCAGAGTCCCAAACATAGCGACGGGATGGAATCGAAATGGAACCTGCCCTTGGGGTGGAAATCAACCCTTTCAAATGATTTGA